A DNA window from Gemmatimonadaceae bacterium contains the following coding sequences:
- a CDS encoding YfhO family protein — translation MEEDRKKENDDESSVAVAERPPTSTSGEPAPPPFPPITREMVADSGPSRPGLWAAVLYALCTLALGYPAIAGKFLAGPNSDQFVAGYAFREYGASILKATGGFAQWNPYLFGGMPYIAAMHGDIFYPTFLLRMVMPTDAAMTWSFIMHLFLAGWFTYYFLRASGFGFYSALFGGVAYMMSGQLASLVSPGHDGKLSVSALFPLTLWMLTLGMHRGRRWSWGVLALAVGLAVLSPHPQLLQYLLLASGAFTLHLSVSLLRSRDIPARTVAARMGLALLAVAIGLAIGAIQYLPVREYVAWSPRAGGLADYAVATSYAWPLRELFDAYLPQFTGMIEAYWGENAIHLHTDYIGAVVLVLAGAAFTRLRRDPRRGFVMFWSVTFVIALLWALGGHTPFYRIPYAIIPGTKYFRAPATVFFVGTMALSVLSATGVERVLTRAISLKYAFGWLAFAGIVVALGSTGVLTDFAQALAPDEMVDSVIANSLEVILGAWRSFAFVLLPVGVILLHRRGRLTLGAVGWSLAILAAADSWTIMRHYWVFSPPASITYRADAAIERVKRDPQPARVLAIELEPNGRRDTNLQGDGLMIHRVRTVLGYHGNQLGRYNELLDKQRGFIQIFNPRIWQLLNMRYLLTNTADVGRFFPGAEWIIGPVKDAAGTNVYLYRLPGENPYAWVAPVIVKADDPSVSATLLNQAFDLRTAALFAPDANVRGVEHLGALPPASAVSASVTRYAPGRVSLELNAPAPRGSALMVSENYFPGWTATVDGKPATVGRADYTITGVELPEGGRKIELSFSDVAYEQGKLITILALLAAAGLIAGGILREREAID, via the coding sequence ATGGAAGAAGACAGAAAGAAGGAAAACGATGACGAGTCGTCGGTCGCCGTAGCCGAGCGGCCTCCGACCTCCACGTCGGGGGAGCCGGCGCCTCCGCCGTTCCCGCCGATCACGCGCGAGATGGTGGCCGACAGCGGGCCCAGCCGGCCCGGTCTCTGGGCCGCTGTGCTGTACGCGCTCTGCACGCTCGCACTTGGCTATCCCGCAATCGCCGGAAAATTTCTGGCCGGCCCGAACAGCGATCAGTTCGTCGCCGGCTATGCCTTCCGCGAATACGGTGCGAGCATTCTCAAGGCGACCGGTGGATTCGCGCAGTGGAATCCGTATCTGTTCGGCGGCATGCCGTACATCGCCGCGATGCACGGCGACATCTTCTATCCAACGTTTCTGCTCCGGATGGTGATGCCGACCGATGCGGCGATGACGTGGTCGTTCATCATGCATCTCTTTCTCGCGGGCTGGTTCACCTACTACTTTCTGCGCGCCAGCGGCTTCGGATTCTATTCCGCGCTCTTTGGCGGTGTCGCGTACATGATGAGCGGGCAGCTCGCCTCGCTCGTGTCACCGGGGCACGACGGCAAGCTGTCTGTCAGCGCGCTCTTTCCGCTCACGCTCTGGATGCTGACGCTCGGCATGCACCGGGGCAGGAGGTGGAGCTGGGGAGTGCTGGCGCTTGCTGTAGGCCTTGCCGTCCTGAGCCCGCATCCGCAGCTCCTGCAGTATCTGCTTCTGGCCAGTGGCGCGTTCACGCTGCATCTATCCGTCTCGCTGCTCAGAAGTCGCGACATTCCCGCGCGTACCGTGGCCGCGCGCATGGGGCTCGCTCTCCTCGCTGTCGCGATCGGCCTCGCTATCGGCGCGATACAGTATCTCCCTGTGCGCGAGTACGTGGCCTGGTCACCGCGGGCGGGCGGGCTCGCCGACTACGCGGTCGCGACGTCGTACGCCTGGCCGCTCAGGGAGCTCTTCGACGCGTACCTGCCGCAGTTCACCGGAATGATCGAGGCATACTGGGGCGAGAACGCGATTCACCTGCACACCGACTACATCGGAGCGGTTGTCCTGGTTCTCGCTGGAGCGGCGTTCACGCGGCTTCGCAGGGATCCCCGCCGGGGCTTCGTGATGTTCTGGTCGGTGACGTTCGTCATCGCGCTCCTCTGGGCTCTCGGCGGACACACTCCGTTCTATCGAATACCATACGCGATCATTCCGGGCACGAAGTACTTCCGGGCGCCGGCGACCGTGTTCTTCGTCGGGACGATGGCGCTGTCCGTACTGTCCGCGACAGGTGTAGAGCGGGTGCTGACGCGCGCGATCAGTCTGAAGTATGCGTTCGGCTGGCTCGCGTTCGCGGGGATCGTTGTGGCGCTTGGATCGACCGGCGTTCTCACGGACTTCGCGCAGGCGCTGGCACCGGACGAGATGGTTGATAGTGTAATCGCCAATTCGCTCGAAGTGATTCTTGGGGCATGGCGCTCGTTCGCGTTCGTTCTGCTTCCAGTGGGAGTCATTCTTCTGCACAGGCGCGGGCGTCTCACGCTCGGCGCGGTGGGGTGGTCGCTGGCCATTCTTGCCGCGGCAGACTCGTGGACCATCATGCGCCATTACTGGGTCTTCTCACCGCCGGCATCCATCACATATCGGGCTGACGCGGCGATCGAGCGCGTCAAGCGAGACCCGCAGCCAGCCCGCGTTCTGGCGATCGAGCTCGAGCCCAACGGACGCAGAGACACGAATCTCCAGGGCGATGGCCTGATGATCCACCGGGTCCGCACGGTGCTTGGATATCATGGAAATCAACTGGGCCGATACAACGAGCTGCTCGACAAGCAGCGGGGCTTCATTCAGATCTTCAACCCACGGATCTGGCAGCTTCTCAACATGCGGTATCTCCTCACCAACACCGCCGACGTCGGGAGATTCTTTCCAGGAGCGGAATGGATCATCGGTCCGGTGAAGGACGCGGCCGGTACGAACGTGTATCTCTACCGTTTGCCGGGAGAGAACCCGTACGCGTGGGTCGCACCGGTGATCGTGAAGGCAGATGATCCGTCTGTCAGCGCGACGCTGTTGAACCAGGCGTTCGACCTGCGCACGGCGGCGCTTTTCGCCCCCGATGCGAATGTGCGGGGTGTCGAGCATCTGGGCGCATTGCCGCCAGCATCTGCAGTGTCGGCGTCGGTCACACGCTACGCGCCCGGGCGCGTATCACTCGAGCTGAATGCGCCGGCGCCGCGAGGATCCGCGTTGATGGTCTCGGAGAATTACTTTCCGGGCTGGACAGCCACCGTCGATGGAAAGCCCGCAACCGTGGGAAGAGCCGATTATACCATTACCGGTGTCGAGCTGCCCGAGGGTGGACGGAAGATAGAGCTGAGTTTCAGCGACGTGGCGTATGAGCAGGGCAAGCTGATAACCATCCTCGCGCTGCTCGCCGCCGCGGGCCTGATCGCCGGGGGAATTCTACGGGAGCGCGAAGCGATTGACTGA
- a CDS encoding lysylphosphatidylglycerol synthase domain-containing protein — MLNARRSAFVAAQWILAAATVWYAVKALRGQWAGAGARLGALRPEWGWIALATVIVVATYVLLIETWRRILIASGETLPFGQAARIWFVSNLGKYVPGKVWSIAAMTMMARDSKVSGVAAAGSSVLIQLVTVAAGIGVVLVTGAQAVDHPGIAVAAAGGILAVLAATPALLPHAGRLVSSLTGRSIALPRTPASVVWLTTASSIVSWIMYGVAFQFFVRGILGSAAGATSSYIAVYAASYIIGFLALFAPGGAVVRESAMVTGMLRLGLTGQADALAVAIASRLWLTVTELLPGFAYMAAKKRASRTD; from the coding sequence TTGCTGAACGCACGGCGTAGCGCATTCGTCGCGGCGCAGTGGATTCTCGCTGCGGCCACTGTCTGGTACGCCGTCAAGGCGCTGCGCGGGCAATGGGCCGGCGCCGGGGCGCGACTTGGTGCGCTGCGGCCGGAGTGGGGATGGATCGCGCTGGCCACGGTCATCGTAGTCGCGACGTACGTCCTGCTCATCGAAACGTGGCGGCGCATTCTGATTGCGTCGGGTGAGACACTTCCGTTCGGTCAGGCCGCGCGCATCTGGTTCGTTTCGAATCTGGGCAAGTACGTGCCCGGGAAGGTGTGGTCCATCGCCGCGATGACAATGATGGCACGCGACAGCAAGGTCTCGGGGGTCGCCGCGGCGGGCTCGTCGGTGCTGATCCAGCTCGTGACGGTCGCCGCCGGCATCGGCGTGGTGCTGGTGACAGGCGCTCAGGCGGTCGATCATCCCGGAATCGCCGTTGCTGCCGCGGGAGGTATACTGGCCGTGCTCGCGGCGACTCCGGCTCTGCTCCCGCATGCCGGACGACTGGTGAGCTCGCTCACGGGACGATCAATCGCTCTTCCGCGAACGCCTGCATCGGTGGTCTGGCTTACGACAGCGAGCTCGATCGTCTCGTGGATCATGTACGGCGTCGCGTTCCAGTTCTTCGTGAGGGGAATACTCGGAAGTGCTGCTGGCGCAACATCTTCGTACATCGCAGTTTATGCGGCGTCCTACATCATCGGATTTCTTGCACTCTTCGCGCCCGGCGGAGCCGTCGTTCGCGAAAGCGCCATGGTCACCGGCATGCTTCGGCTCGGCCTGACCGGCCAGGCCGACGCGCTGGCGGTGGCGATCGCCTCGCGGCTGTGGCTGACGGTGACCGAGCTGCTGCCCGGATTCGCATACATGGCGGCAAAAAAGCGCGCATCCCGCACTGACTGA
- a CDS encoding glycosyltransferase — MKVLFLTHSFPRFRGDAPGSFLLRLAVALRDEGVRVHVVAPAAEGVPDAEEFDGVTVERFRYAPRRYETLAYTGSMAQDVATSWSARLALLGFFGADFVRSVNARRSFEPDVIHAHWWFPNGVVGMWLSSLSHKPLVTTMHGTDVRMVSKIGVSRPIFRSVMKHSSRVTTVSSWLASEVGRLAPGTRPDVAPMPVATERFSPGGRREGQRFLFAGRVNRQKGLDHLLRAFASMKHPAMLDIVGEGNQSDEFRLLASQLGVSDRVVWHGQLNQQDLSHFYQSATALVVPSMEEGLGLVAAEALLCETPVIAFKSGGLTDVIQHERTGLLVTPGDAAELAAALDEVLAAPERATDLGKAGRIFALAAFSPESAARRYTDIYRQVVAERTA; from the coding sequence GTGAAAGTCCTTTTTCTCACGCACTCGTTCCCGAGATTTCGCGGGGACGCTCCCGGATCCTTTTTGCTGCGGCTCGCGGTCGCGCTTCGTGACGAGGGCGTGCGCGTGCACGTCGTCGCTCCGGCGGCGGAAGGAGTTCCTGACGCCGAGGAATTCGACGGAGTCACAGTCGAGCGTTTCCGCTATGCCCCTCGCCGATACGAAACGCTGGCGTATACGGGCAGCATGGCGCAGGACGTCGCGACTTCCTGGAGCGCGAGACTCGCTCTCCTGGGATTCTTCGGCGCTGACTTCGTACGCTCCGTCAATGCGCGGCGAAGCTTCGAACCCGACGTGATCCACGCGCATTGGTGGTTTCCTAACGGCGTCGTGGGGATGTGGCTATCGAGTCTCTCGCACAAGCCGCTCGTGACGACGATGCATGGAACCGACGTCCGCATGGTCAGCAAGATCGGAGTGAGTCGGCCGATTTTCAGAAGCGTGATGAAGCATTCATCGCGGGTGACCACGGTTTCGAGCTGGCTTGCCTCCGAAGTCGGAAGGCTCGCGCCCGGAACGCGCCCCGACGTCGCGCCGATGCCCGTCGCGACGGAGCGGTTCTCGCCAGGAGGCAGGCGCGAAGGGCAGCGGTTTCTTTTTGCCGGACGCGTCAACAGGCAGAAGGGGCTGGATCATCTTCTTCGCGCGTTCGCCTCGATGAAGCATCCGGCCATGCTCGATATCGTCGGAGAGGGGAATCAATCGGACGAGTTCCGGCTTCTCGCTTCACAGCTCGGCGTGAGCGATCGCGTCGTGTGGCACGGTCAGCTCAATCAGCAGGACCTGAGTCATTTTTACCAGTCGGCGACGGCGCTCGTCGTGCCCTCTATGGAAGAAGGGCTCGGGCTGGTTGCCGCGGAGGCGCTGCTGTGCGAGACGCCGGTCATCGCATTCAAATCGGGCGGATTGACGGACGTGATCCAGCACGAGCGAACGGGCCTGCTCGTCACTCCAGGCGACGCCGCGGAGCTTGCCGCCGCTCTGGACGAGGTCCTCGCGGCGCCGGAGCGCGCCACGGATCTGGGGAAAGCGGGCCGCATCTTCGCTCTGGCGGCGTTCTCGCCGGAGTCCGCCGCGCGGCGCTACACAGACATCTATCGCCAGGTCGTTGCTGAACGCACGGCGTAG